A genomic region of Arachis stenosperma cultivar V10309 chromosome 9, arast.V10309.gnm1.PFL2, whole genome shotgun sequence contains the following coding sequences:
- the LOC130948747 gene encoding probable protein phosphatase 2C 49 isoform X2 — MEDEHIRIDDLSSHLGSLHTFPKPSAFYGVFDGHGGPEAAAYVRKNVIKFFFEDGSFPQTSEVDNVFLEEVENSLRKAFLSADSALADDCSVNTSSGTTALTALVLGRLLMVANAGDCRAVLCRKGEAIDMSQDHRPIYASERRRVEELGGYIEDGYLNGVLSVTRALGDWDMKLPKGSSSPLIAEPEFRQMVLTEDDEFLIIGCDGIWDVMSSQHAVSLVRKGLRRHDDPDKCARDLVMEALRLNTFDNLTVIIVCFSSLDNNESSTPPSPPCQRKIRCCSLSAEALCSLRSLLEGSASN; from the exons ATGGAAGATGAACATATAAGGATAGATGATTTGTCGTCTCACCTTGGATCACTGCACACCTTTCCTAAACCGAGTGCTTTCTACGGG GTTTTTGACGGTCATGGAGGACCTGAAGCTGCAGCTTATGTAAgaaaaaatgtaataaaattcTTCTTTGAGGATGGTAGTTTCCCACAGACATCTGAAGTAGATAATGTGTTTCTGGAAGAGGTTGAGAATTCCCTAAGGAAAGCATTTCTTTCAGCTGACTCAGCATTGGCTGATGATTGCAGTGTGAACACGTCATCAGGCACCACGGCTCTCACTGCTTTGGTGCTTGGAAG GCTTCTGATGGTGGCCAATGCTGGTGATTGCCGGGCAGTTCTCTGTCGTAAAGGAGAGGCCATTGACATGTCTCAAGATCACAGGCCTATATATGCATCAGAGCGGAGGCGAGTTGAAGAATTGGGCGGTTACATAGAAGATGGTTACCTTAATGGGGTTCTGTCCGTTACTCGAGCCCTAGGTGACTGGGACATGAAGTTACCAAAGGGTTCTTCCTCCCCTTTGATTGCAGAGCCTGAGTTCCGACAAATGGTCCTAACAGAGGACGACGAATTCCTCATCATAGGGTGTGATGGCATCTGGGATGTGATGTCAAGTCAGCATGCAGTTAGCCTTGTTCGCAAAGGTCTGAGGCGACACGATGACCCTGATAAATGCGCAAGGGACCTCGTCATGGAGGCATTGCGCTTGAACACATTTGACAACCTCACTGTTATCATTGTTTGCTTCTCTTCCCTTGACAACAATGAGTCCTCTACGCCTCCGTCTCCACCTTGCCAGCGGAAAATTAGATGTTGCAGCCTCTCTGCAGAGGCTCTTTGTAGCTTGAGGAGTTTATTGGAAGGGAGTGCCAGCAACTAA
- the LOC130950543 gene encoding uncharacterized protein LOC130950543 isoform X3 produces the protein MSSTATLIGSVSTTPHFSSSNTTTRTRFRTRTRTRTFSSTPQSLNHSFFRLTNAPSKRASSTPFHGFKRFSPVMEWQDCTVKTEVDVPVSVAYACYSDREAIPNWMPFISSVKILPDKPDLSRWSLNYKAFGRDIEFSWLARNMQPIPNQKIHWRSLEGLPNRGAVRFYPKGTSSCVIEALQPFLANLLERGLEQFARFAKSYT, from the exons ATGTCTTCAACTGCGACTCTCATAGGTTCCGTTTCAACCACACCACACTTTTCATCTTCAAATACAACAACCAGAACAAGATTCAGAACCAGAACCAGAACCAGAACCTTCTCCTCTACACCTCAATCGTTGAACCACTCATTCTTCAGGCTCACCAACGCTCCTTCCAAGCGAGCTTCCTCTACTCCCTTCCATGGATTCAAGCGATTTTCCCCTGTCATGGAGTGGCAGGACTGCAC GGTTAAGACGGAGGTCGATGTGCCGGTCTCGGTCGCCTATGCTTGTTATTCGGATCGCGAAGCCATTCCTAATTGGATGCCCTTTATTTCCTCTGTTAAG ATATTGCCTGACAAACCTGACCTGTCAAGATGGTCGTTGAATTATAAGGCATTTGGTCGTGACATTGAATTCTCTTGGCTTGCTCGTAATATGCAG CCCATTCCAAATCAGAAAATCCATTGGCGATCGCTGGAAGGTCTTCCAAACAG AGGTGCTGTTCGATTCTATCCAAAGGGCACATCATCATGCGTAATTGAA GCACTACAACCTTTTCTTGCAAATTTGCTTGAACGTGGTCTGGAACAATTTGCTAGGTTTGCAAAAAGCTACAcctga
- the LOC130950543 gene encoding uncharacterized protein LOC130950543 isoform X2: MSSTATLIGSVSTTPHFSSSNTTTRTRFRTRTRTRTFSSTPQSLNHSFFRLTNAPSKRASSTPFHGFKRFSPVMEWQDCTVKTEVDVPVSVAYACYSDREAIPNWMPFISSVKILPDKPDLSRWSLNYKAFGRDIEFSWLARNMQPIPNQKIHWRSLEGLPNRGAVRFYPKGTSSCVIELTVSYEVPQLLAPVASALQPFLANLLERGLEQFARFAKSYT; this comes from the exons ATGTCTTCAACTGCGACTCTCATAGGTTCCGTTTCAACCACACCACACTTTTCATCTTCAAATACAACAACCAGAACAAGATTCAGAACCAGAACCAGAACCAGAACCTTCTCCTCTACACCTCAATCGTTGAACCACTCATTCTTCAGGCTCACCAACGCTCCTTCCAAGCGAGCTTCCTCTACTCCCTTCCATGGATTCAAGCGATTTTCCCCTGTCATGGAGTGGCAGGACTGCAC GGTTAAGACGGAGGTCGATGTGCCGGTCTCGGTCGCCTATGCTTGTTATTCGGATCGCGAAGCCATTCCTAATTGGATGCCCTTTATTTCCTCTGTTAAG ATATTGCCTGACAAACCTGACCTGTCAAGATGGTCGTTGAATTATAAGGCATTTGGTCGTGACATTGAATTCTCTTGGCTTGCTCGTAATATGCAG CCCATTCCAAATCAGAAAATCCATTGGCGATCGCTGGAAGGTCTTCCAAACAG AGGTGCTGTTCGATTCTATCCAAAGGGCACATCATCATGCGTAATTGAA CTTACGGTCTCGTATGAAGTCCCCCAACTTTTAGCTCCGGTGGCTTCG GCACTACAACCTTTTCTTGCAAATTTGCTTGAACGTGGTCTGGAACAATTTGCTAGGTTTGCAAAAAGCTACAcctga
- the LOC130950543 gene encoding uncharacterized protein LOC130950543 isoform X1 gives MSSTATLIGSVSTTPHFSSSNTTTRTRFRTRTRTRTFSSTPQSLNHSFFRLTNAPSKRASSTPFHGFKRFSPVMEWQDCTVKTEVDVPVSVAYACYSDREAIPNWMPFISSVKILPDKPDLSRWSLNYKAFGRDIEFSWLARNMQPIPNQKIHWRSLEGLPNRGAVRFYPKGTSSCVIEVIDSSTKMSIKDYVVAKLPIKEQKSEIIYERRIIVPYQKLPTFWKIYQANRVF, from the exons ATGTCTTCAACTGCGACTCTCATAGGTTCCGTTTCAACCACACCACACTTTTCATCTTCAAATACAACAACCAGAACAAGATTCAGAACCAGAACCAGAACCAGAACCTTCTCCTCTACACCTCAATCGTTGAACCACTCATTCTTCAGGCTCACCAACGCTCCTTCCAAGCGAGCTTCCTCTACTCCCTTCCATGGATTCAAGCGATTTTCCCCTGTCATGGAGTGGCAGGACTGCAC GGTTAAGACGGAGGTCGATGTGCCGGTCTCGGTCGCCTATGCTTGTTATTCGGATCGCGAAGCCATTCCTAATTGGATGCCCTTTATTTCCTCTGTTAAG ATATTGCCTGACAAACCTGACCTGTCAAGATGGTCGTTGAATTATAAGGCATTTGGTCGTGACATTGAATTCTCTTGGCTTGCTCGTAATATGCAG CCCATTCCAAATCAGAAAATCCATTGGCGATCGCTGGAAGGTCTTCCAAACAG AGGTGCTGTTCGATTCTATCCAAAGGGCACATCATCATGCGTAATTGAA GTTATAGATTCAAGTACTAAAATGTCCATAAAAGATTACGTCGTTGCAAAATTACCCATAAAAGAGCAAAAATCCGAAATTATCTATGAAAGAAGGATCATAGTGCCCTATCAAAAGTTACCTACATTTTGGAAGATTTATCAAGCAAATCGAGTTTTTTAG